The DNA region TGGATCAGTATAATGCAGGGCCAACTGCCAGTTGAACGGATTGGCCACAGAGCCATTGATTTGAGGCAAGCCCGGGCGGGTATCCACGGTGAATTTGGGTACAAAACTACCGTTTACCGCCCAGTTTGGAAAGGTCGTGTATTGCTGTAAAACAGAATCAGGGGTCGAAAACCATGGAGAAATGCCATCGGTAGGTGGAATCACGTTGGGTGGAGTGGCTTTGATTTCCCCTTCCTCGTAGTTTCCTCGAAGGTAGGTTGCGCCCAGAATCGAAGAACCTTCGTTTTTTGCGACAACCCATTCAAAAGCCAGGAAAATGCGGTGATCCAGCTCCTCGGCAGGCTGCTGTTTATAGTGCGTCTTATTGTTCAAACCAGCGATTCTGACAGCAAAGCGGTCCTTTACCAAAACTTTGTTGAAGTCCATCGTCAGTCGGTAGCTTTCCCTTTCACCGAACCGCACTCCAACTTCGTTGGTGTCACCACTCACTGATGCCCTTACCAGTGAATTGTCAATTACTCCGGCGGGACTACCTATCCCGAATAAAAGTGAATTGGGACCACGGAGGATCGTAACGGCGGAAGTGTTGTAGGTATCAAACGGAATATCGGTAAGAAAATAATTTCGGGTCAACGAAGCAGCGGAAAGGCCCCGTACCCGCTGTCCGCTTTGGGGATTGGCACGTTGTTCGTCCTGGTCGGGACGCGTGTTAGCATAATCTCCACCCGCGAAGTTTCCCTGGCTTCCACCAACCTCCATGTTGAGCACATACGCTAATGCGGTGTTTCCGTCTGTTGCGCCGATGTCTTCGAAAAAGTTTTCTGTCAAAACGGATATGGATGCGCCCAGATCGCGGATCTCTGTTTTCAGCCGCGTTCCCGCAAGTGTCGAAGTAGCCTGATATCCCGAATCGTTGGATGCTTCCACAGTAAATAGGGATAATTCGAAAATATCATCGTCTTTGTCCATCGTGACCGGCCCTGGCTGTTGTGCATGAAGATCGAGACTGAACAAAAGGATTCCGATTATAAACAGTCGAAGTTCCAAGAATCTTAAAATAAAACGAGTGGTGGTATTCATGACTTCATTATATAGTCTGACCAAGGGACTATGTAATGGTATAATACAGCTGTTTGTTGAACTTTTGCGTCAGGACATTTGTTTCGAATAATGAGTGATATAAGGCAGCTCTATAAGAATGCCCATGATGATAGAGGTCCCCATTTTCCTGAATTGCAGGAAATAGTTTTACTGAGGCCTAAAGGGAACCCCTCTTATTTTTCGGTTTTCGTGTACCGTCTCTTCGCGCTGCTTATGGGACAGTTATCCTGGCGAACGTATTGTTTGGATGGATCGAAATCCGGCTGTACATCCCACCTGCGATGCGTTGTCGGATTGATGGCATCATTGATCATGCGGCGGTTCCGTTGGCTTTCCAGCACCCGGGTTGTTTGCTGTTCGGGATCCCAGTTTTCATGAACAGCCTTTTTGAGGACTTCGAGACGCGACTGATAATTTGGCTCATGGATGTAGTTGGTGGTTTCATCCGGATCCATGGATAAATCATATAATTGCGGTTCTTCCTTATGAACATAGATATATTTGAGCTGGTCTTTGACGGCCATTCTCACGGGCTGGCATACGCCTTCGGAATAATATTCACAAATGGCCGGATGGTCCCACGATTCGCCATCGTCCGCGATAATGCCTTTCATGCTATGGCCATCCAAGGTTTCAGCGATTGCCGTCGCATCCTCCAAACCAGACCATTCCATAAGGGTGGGGAAGAGGTCCACCAGGCTGACGGTGTTCGTGATGGTTCTTCCACCTTTGACAAAATCCGTTCCAGAGATGATAAGCGGCACTCGCACGGATGCATCGTAACAAGTCCGCTTGAACCACATGCCATGTTCGCCCAACATTTCTCCGTGGTCAGAGGTGACAATGACGAGGGTGTTCTCTGCCAGACCCAGGCGTTTGAGTTCATGGACCAACTCGCCGACTTTGGAATCAAAATAACTGACCATACCGTAATAAGCATGTCTGGAGTTTAGGATGTGTGCTTCAGTGGGAGGGTGTTGGTCCACCATGTGGTGGGTTTGCAGCCATTGGTCGTAGGGATGCATGTCCTCGATGTTGCATGACCCTGGTTTAGGCATGTCGATGCTTGGGTGCTCGTACATGTCCCACCACTCTTGAGTGGTGTAAAAAGGGTCATGGGGATGGGTGTAACTTGCTGCGAGGAAAAAAGGCGTATCATCATCCTGGAGACGTGCGAGGTCCTGCAATGCTCCCAGGGTGCGGAAGTGCGTTTCCTCATCATAATCCAGTTGGAGGCTCCATGTGCACAATCCTGAGTCTTTTAACTGATCAACAGCGGAGCCCGGGTTGGGACAGGGGCTTTGTCTCCAGTCCGGTGTCCAATTAAAGCCGGAGGGATAAATGTCCGTGGTGAGGCGACGGTCAAATCCGTGGTGCTGGTCGGGTCCGATAAAATGCATTTTCCCCGATAACCAGGTTCTGTAACCCGCACGCTTTAATTGGTGCATGAACGTGGGGGTGGAAGCCGGCAACTCGGCGCCATTATCGTAGACGCCGATGTTGGAGACCAGTTTTCCGGAACAAAAACTTGCCCGGGAAGGGGCGCAAATGGGGCAATTGGAATAGGCTTCCTTAAAGAGAACTCCTTTTTCCGCCAGGGCATCCAAGTGGGGGGTTTTCACCAACGGATGTCCGTAGGCCCCTGAATATTTTGCCGCCAACTGGTCGGCCATGATCAACAGGATATTGGGAGTTTTCTTACGCAAGGTAGTCGGATCAAACGAGCACTCAAATAATTTTGCCTTAAATTCTACTTGAACAAAATGACTTACCTGCCTGGGAAGTACTTGTCCATTAAGGCGTTGATTTCCGAGCCCTCTACAATTTGGTTTTTGTCTTTATCGATGTCACGCAGGATTTCATCGCGGACCCTGCCTGGGATTTCGCCGACTTGCAGTTTCTCATCGCCATCTATGTCGTAACGCTTCAACGCCTCTGGAAAAGAGCGCACTGGTTGCGCTTCCGCTTTTTCATAGTGTTTGAACGGTATGAGCTCAATGTTGTGATTCTCACGGAATGTTTGGTACTTGGGAATCTCCTCCCAGTCCTTTTTTCCTGCATACTTGCTATCTTGGATCTCGGAGCGCCCGGCACTGATTTCTTTGCGTGGCATCTCAACGACGGGCTCGCGGTCGAAGAATCCGATATCGATGAGAAACTCGTTTACATTGTGGGTGGTGTACTCGAGGTGGGGGGAGTTGTTGTACCAGCTATGCACCTCGCCCTTGTAGACGTAATCCACGCAATTCAGGCCCAGCTCCCGGCAACGAATGATCCAACGCAAGTCGGATACGTAAAACGAATCGCGTGTACCAAAAAGAATGATGCTGGGAGGACTTTCCTTCGTCAGGTTCTCGACGGCCGAGATTGCATGCAGGGCTTCGCGATAGTCCTCGGGGTCTTTGCCCAGGTAGAGGCATTCTTCTTCTATTTGCCTCGGGTGGGTCGGCTCAAAAAAGTCCACAAAGGGATTGTAGAGAAGCATGGCCTT from Verrucomicrobiota bacterium includes:
- a CDS encoding alpha/beta hydrolase yields the protein MNEENHWWFWVFALTFLFNAGTTYAKVQWPFGERPKVQEIRDWVNQLPQDGRMEAIAAFHEHYGKPYLERTRNQPDYVAPGLSDADTREFVFKKTPQRELKVFVDYPSDWKAGDNRPAIILWHGGGFTQGNAGQFYFQANYFADRGAVCFRPEYRIRDVDGTLPIYAVEDGISAVRWIKERASEFGIDPEQVAVGGGSAGGCMASAVATVDTKKFAALGFVGKEDNQSIDISVKAMLLYNPFVDFFEPTHPRQIEEECLYLGKDPEDYREALHAISAVENLTKESPPSIILFGTRDSFYVSDLRWIIRCRELGLNCVDYVYKGEVHSWYNNSPHLEYTTHNVNEFLIDIGFFDREPVVEMPRKEISAGRSEIQDSKYAGKKDWEEIPKYQTFRENHNIELIPFKHYEKAEAQPVRSFPEALKRYDIDGDEKLQVGEIPGRVRDEILRDIDKDKNQIVEGSEINALMDKYFPGR
- the betC gene encoding choline-sulfatase; this translates as MRKKTPNILLIMADQLAAKYSGAYGHPLVKTPHLDALAEKGVLFKEAYSNCPICAPSRASFCSGKLVSNIGVYDNGAELPASTPTFMHQLKRAGYRTWLSGKMHFIGPDQHHGFDRRLTTDIYPSGFNWTPDWRQSPCPNPGSAVDQLKDSGLCTWSLQLDYDEETHFRTLGALQDLARLQDDDTPFFLAASYTHPHDPFYTTQEWWDMYEHPSIDMPKPGSCNIEDMHPYDQWLQTHHMVDQHPPTEAHILNSRHAYYGMVSYFDSKVGELVHELKRLGLAENTLVIVTSDHGEMLGEHGMWFKRTCYDASVRVPLIISGTDFVKGGRTITNTVSLVDLFPTLMEWSGLEDATAIAETLDGHSMKGIIADDGESWDHPAICEYYSEGVCQPVRMAVKDQLKYIYVHKEEPQLYDLSMDPDETTNYIHEPNYQSRLEVLKKAVHENWDPEQQTTRVLESQRNRRMINDAINPTTHRRWDVQPDFDPSKQYVRQDNCPISSAKRRYTKTEK